The Leptotrichia trevisanii DSM 22070 DNA segment AGTTTATTTTGTGTAATGTTTATCATAAATATATTATACAAAAAAATCAGCCGAATTTCTATTCGGCTTTTTTTATATTAAATTAAATTTATATAGTGAATTGAAATTTTAATTAAATCAGTTCAAATTCTGACTGTGCCTTTTCCATTTCGATGTACATTTTATAATATCGTCCTTTATTTTTCATAAGTTGATTATGATTTCCAATTTCTTCAATTATTCCGTCGGACATAACTATAATTTTGTCATAATCTTTTATTGTATTGAGTTTGTGGGCGATTGTAATTACAGTTTTGTTTTTTGTAAGAATACTTAGTGATTTTCTTATTTCGTGTTCGTTGTCGGCATCAAGTGAGGCTGTGGCTTCATCGACTAGAATAATTGGGGTATCTTTTAATAAGGCTCTTGCGATTGAAATTCTCTGTTTTTCTCCACCAGACAAAGTAGAGCCGCCTTCTCCGATTATAGTGTCGTATCCATTTTCGCTTTCCATTATAAAATCGTGACAATTGGCATTTTTAGCCGCATTTATCACTTCTTCCCTTGTAGCCTTCGGTTTTCCCAGCCTTATATTATTTTCAAAAGTGTCATTTACCAAGTAGACATCTTGGAAAATCATACTTATATTTGTAAGCAGCTCTTCAGGATATATTTTTTGGATATTTATTCCACCGATGGTAATTTCACCGGACTGGCAGTCCCAGAATCTTGCAATAAGGCTGGTAACGGTTGTTTTTCCAGAGCCTGACGAGCCAACTAGGGCAGTTTTTGTCCCCTGTTTTGCTTCAAAAGTAATGTTTTTTAGAACAGGAGTGTCTTTTTCATAAGAAAAACTTACATTCTGGAATTTTATATCATAATTTGGTAAAGTAACTTTTTCAAGTTCATAGGAAATTTCCTTTTCATTATGCACATTTATCAGCTTATCTGTGGCAAGTTTCAAGTATTGGATAAAAGTATATTGCATAGAAAAGGCTTTTAGCACATTTGAAAGTGAAAGTCCAATAATTATGTATGAAAAAAATTCCACTTTATTAATGGAAGAAGATATAAAAAGCTGTGTAGACACAAGCAGAAGCAAGGCAAAGGAAATATCTGTAATAAGCTGAAAAATCATAACATAGGGGGCAAGAGCAATTTCAGTATTTATACTTTCCCTTTTCAAATCATTAAAGCTGTCCTTTAACCTCTT contains these protein-coding regions:
- a CDS encoding ABC transporter ATP-binding protein, giving the protein MINDIRNIKTLAGNKYKNLKNPIFFLTIDALFYMMNYAMFYFTIIDLLNNNFTMKKLIIYTFIMIFAIICRFILNRIGYIGIQTEGAKIIQDLRIRMGDHLRNLNLGYFNSHNIGNIINIMTNDLQDFEQVITHSTSEIIKLSILTIYLLLIIFAISPLLAILQLIISLTGLIFVILGTKKGAKIALKKKHTMDNVVSRMVEYIAGMELFKAYNLTGERFKRLKDSFNDLKRESINTEIALAPYVMIFQLITDISFALLLLVSTQLFISSSINKVEFFSYIIIGLSLSNVLKAFSMQYTFIQYLKLATDKLINVHNEKEISYELEKVTLPNYDIKFQNVSFSYEKDTPVLKNITFEAKQGTKTALVGSSGSGKTTVTSLIARFWDCQSGEITIGGINIQKIYPEELLTNISMIFQDVYLVNDTFENNIRLGKPKATREEVINAAKNANCHDFIMESENGYDTIIGEGGSTLSGGEKQRISIARALLKDTPIILVDEATASLDADNEHEIRKSLSILTKNKTVITIAHKLNTIKDYDKIIVMSDGIIEEIGNHNQLMKNKGRYYKMYIEMEKAQSEFELI